In one Populus nigra chromosome 12, ddPopNigr1.1, whole genome shotgun sequence genomic region, the following are encoded:
- the LOC133669743 gene encoding general negative regulator of transcription subunit 3-like isoform X4 — protein MGASRKLQGEIDRVLKKVQEGVDVFDSIWNKVYDTDNVNQKEKFEADLKKEIKKLQRYRDQIKTWIQSSEIKDKKVSASYEQALVDARKTIEKEMERFKICEKETKTKAFSKEGLGQQPKTDPKEKAKSETRDWLNNVVGELESQIDSFEAEIEGLTVKKGKTRPPRLTHLEASITRHKLHIKKLELILRLLDNDELSPEQVNDVKDFLDDYVERNQEDFDDFSDVDDLYNSLPLDKVESLEDLVTIGPPGLVKGAPVHSLKTSLVTSAPQMPATVASTHHEGAVVQDQADDTTSQDSNSDIVARTPPAKSSMVGSSAASTPTGNHAPISVNVQAQTLPGLSAASPTLPGSTSVRGVLENAAPSNPSSPAALGNSMKEEEIAGFPGRRSSPSLADAGLARGIGRGGLSSQPSSSIPLSPGVIPSNGAHGSVPLASDIAKRNILGTDDRIGSAGMVQPLASPLSNRMILPQAGDGTSAVDTSSAGEAATMGGRVFSPLVTGMQWRPGSSFQNQNEPGQFRARTEIAPDQREKFLQRLQQVQQQGHSNILGMPPLTGGNHKQYSAQQNPLLQQASGFNTVTSAALQQPNSIHQQSSQQVVMSSGAKDAELGHSTVEEQQLKQNLPEDSTIESTLTSGLGKSLVNEDELTSPYAMDTSAGASDSLTEPLQVPRDIDLSPGQLLQSSQPSSGLGVIGRRSVSDLGAIGDNLTGSAVNSGAMHNQLYNLQMLEAAYHKLPQPKDSERARSYIPRHPAATPPSYPQVQLPMASNPAFWERLSMHSYGTDTLFFAFYYQQNTYQQYLAAKELKKQSWRYHRKYNTWFQRHEEPKVTTDEYEQGTYVYFDFHVGNEDKQGWCQRIKTEFTFEYNYLEDELIV, from the exons ATGGGAGCAAGCCGCAAGTTACAAGGCGAGATCGATCGTGTTCTAAAGAAAGTTCAAGAAGGCGTCGACGTTTTTGACAGTATCTGGAACAAG GTTTATGATACGGACAACGTGaatcaaaaagaaaagtttGAGGCAGACTTGAAGAAGGAAATCAAGAAACTGCAGAGATACAGGGACCAGATCAAAACATGGATTCAATCCAGTGAAATAAAGGATAAGAAG GTTAGCGCATCTTACGAGCAGGCTCTGGTGGATGCTCGTAAGACTATCgagaaagaaatggaaagaTTTAAGATCTGCGAAAAGGAAACTAAGACAAAAGCATTTTCCAAAGAAGGGCTGGGCCAGCAACCCAAAACT gatCCAAAGGAGAAGGCTAAATCAGAGACAAGGGATTGGTTGAATAATGTG GTTGGGGAACTGGAATCTCAGATTGATAGCTTTGAAGCTGAGATTGAGGGGCTTACTGTTAAGAAAGGAAAGACAAGGCCACCCAGACTG ACACATTTAGAGGCATCCATTACACGTCACAAGCTTCACATAAAGAAGTTAGAGTTGATCCTGAGGCTACTAGACAACGATGAGTTGAGTCCTGAGCAGGTTAATGATGTTAAAGACTTCCTAGATGACTATGTGGAACGTAATCAG gaagattttgatgattttagtgaTGTTGATGATCTTTACAACTCATTACCATTAGACAAGGTTGAATCTCTTGAAGACCTGGTTACAATTGGTCCTCCTGGTCTTGTGAAG GGTGCCCCCGTTCACAGCTTAAAGACTTCCTTGGTGACATCTGCTCCTCAAATGCCT GCCACTGTTGCTTCTACTCATCATGAGGGTGCTGTTGTTCAAGATCAAGCCGATGATACTACTTCACAGGATAGTAATTCTGATATTGTTGCAAGAACTCCTCCTGCCAAAAGTAGCATGGTTGGTTCTTCTGCTGCATCAACACCAACTGGGAACCATGCACCTATTTCTGTGAATGTTCAGGCTCAAACATTGCCTGGTTTGTCAGCAGCTTCACCAACTCTTCCTGGTTCAACTTCTGTTCGAGGTGTCTTGGAAAATGCAGCTCCTTCTAATCCTTCTTCTCCCGCAGCACTTGGCAATTCTATGAAGGAGGAAGAAATTGCAGGCTTTCCTGGCCGTAGATCATCACCTTCTCTTGCTGATGCTGGATTAGCAAGGGGCATTGGTAGAGGTGGCCTCTCTAGCCAGCCCTCGTCCAGTATCCCCCTCAGTCCTGGTGTTATTCCTAGCAACGGGGCTCATGGTTCAGTACCTTTAGCTTCTGACATTGCAAAGAGAAATATTTTGGGAACTGATGATAGAATTGGGAGTGCTGGAATGGTGCAGCCTCTGGCTTCCCCACTAAGTAATCGAATGATCTTGCCTCAGGCTGGTGATGGAACCAGTGCAGTTGATACTAGTAGTGCTGGTGAAGCTGCTACTATGGGTGGCAGAGTTTTCTCTCCTTTGGTCACTGGCATGCAATGGAGACCTGGGAGTTCCTTTCAAAATCAGAATGAACCG GGCCAATTTCGTGCAAGAACTGAAATAGCTCCTGATCAGAGAGAGAAATTTTTGCAGCGTCTTCAGCAAGTCCAGCAGCAAGGTCACAGTAACATTCTTGGCATGCCGCCTCTTACTGGTGGGAATCATAAGCAGTATTCTGCCCAACAAAACCCCCTTTTGCAGCAG GCATCAGGTTTCAATACTGTTACATCTGCTGCTTTACAGCAGCCAAATTCCATCCATCAGCAGTCTAGTCAGCAAGTTGTGATGTCAAGTGGTGCGAAAGATGCTG AACTTGGCCATTCAACAGTTGAGGAGCAGCAGCTAAAGCAGAATTTACCTGAGGATTCAACCATCGAATCTACTCTTACATCTGGGCTTGGAAAAAGTCTTGTGAATGAGGATGAACTCACATCTCCATATGCAATGGATACTTCT GCTGGGGCATCTGATTCCTTGACAGAGCCTTTACAAGTGccaagagatattgatctctcTCCAGGGCAACTCCTACAATCCAGTCAACCATCTAGTGGCCTAGGTGTTATTGGCCGGAGAAGTGTATCGGACCTTGGTGCCATTGGCGATAATCTCACTGGATCTGCTGTAAATTCTGGGGCAATGCACAATCAGTTATACAATTTACAGATGCTTGAGGCTGCATATCACAAGCTTCCTCAACCTAAAGACTCAGAACGAGCTAGGAGCTATATTCCA AGGCACCCGGCAGCCACCCCTCCTAGCTATCCTCAAGTTCAGTTACCAATGGCAAGTAACCCTGCATTCTGGGAACGTCTAAGCATGCATAGTTATGGAACTGATACCTTGTTCTTTGCTTTTTACTATCAACAG AATACCTATCAGCAGTATCTGGCTGCGAAAGAGCTAAAGAAGCAATCTTGGAGATACCACAGAAAATACAACACCTGGTTTCAACGGCATGAGGAGCCAAAAGTTACCACTGATGAATATGAACAGGGGACATATGTGTATTTTGATTTCCATGTTGGCAATGAGGACAAACAaggatg GTGTCAAAGAATCAAGACAGAGTTCACTTTTGAGTATAACTATCTTGAAGATGAACTGATTGTCTAG
- the LOC133669743 gene encoding general negative regulator of transcription subunit 3-like isoform X3 → MGASRKLQGEIDRVLKKVQEGVDVFDSIWNKVYDTDNVNQKEKFEADLKKEIKKLQRYRDQIKTWIQSSEIKDKKVSASYEQALVDARKTIEKEMERFKICEKETKTKAFSKEGLGQQPKTDPKEKAKSETRDWLNNVVGELESQIDSFEAEIEGLTVKKGKTRPPRLTHLEASITRHKLHIKKLELILRLLDNDELSPEQVNDVKDFLDDYVERNQEDFDDFSDVDDLYNSLPLDKVESLEDLVTIGPPGLVKGAPVHSLKTSLVTSAPQMPATVASTHHEGAVVQDQADDTTSQDSNSDIVARTPPAKSSMVGSSAASTPTGNHAPISVNVQAQTLPGLSAASPTLPGSTSVRGVLENAAPSNPSSPAALGNSMKEEEIAGFPGRRSSPSLADAGLARGIGRGGLSSQPSSSIPLSPGVIPSNGAHGSVPLASDIAKRNILGTDDRIGSAGMVQPLASPLSNRMILPQAGDGTSAVDTSSAGEAATMGGRVFSPLVTGMQWRPGSSFQNQNEPGQFRARTEIAPDQREKFLQRLQQVQQQGHSNILGMPPLTGGNHKQYSAQQNPLLQQASGFNTVTSAALQQPNSIHQQSSQQVVMSSGAKDAANDAELGHSTVEEQQLKQNLPEDSTIESTLTSGLGKSLVNEDELTSPYAMDTSAGASDSLTEPLQVPRDIDLSPGQLLQSSQPSSGLGVIGRRSVSDLGAIGDNLTGSAVNSGAMHNQLYNLQMLEAAYHKLPQPKDSERARSYIPRHPAATPPSYPQVQLPMASNPAFWERLSMHSYGTDTLFFAFYYQQNTYQQYLAAKELKKQSWRYHRKYNTWFQRHEEPKVTTDEYEQGTYVYFDFHVGNEDKQGWCQRIKTEFTFEYNYLEDELIV, encoded by the exons ATGGGAGCAAGCCGCAAGTTACAAGGCGAGATCGATCGTGTTCTAAAGAAAGTTCAAGAAGGCGTCGACGTTTTTGACAGTATCTGGAACAAG GTTTATGATACGGACAACGTGaatcaaaaagaaaagtttGAGGCAGACTTGAAGAAGGAAATCAAGAAACTGCAGAGATACAGGGACCAGATCAAAACATGGATTCAATCCAGTGAAATAAAGGATAAGAAG GTTAGCGCATCTTACGAGCAGGCTCTGGTGGATGCTCGTAAGACTATCgagaaagaaatggaaagaTTTAAGATCTGCGAAAAGGAAACTAAGACAAAAGCATTTTCCAAAGAAGGGCTGGGCCAGCAACCCAAAACT gatCCAAAGGAGAAGGCTAAATCAGAGACAAGGGATTGGTTGAATAATGTG GTTGGGGAACTGGAATCTCAGATTGATAGCTTTGAAGCTGAGATTGAGGGGCTTACTGTTAAGAAAGGAAAGACAAGGCCACCCAGACTG ACACATTTAGAGGCATCCATTACACGTCACAAGCTTCACATAAAGAAGTTAGAGTTGATCCTGAGGCTACTAGACAACGATGAGTTGAGTCCTGAGCAGGTTAATGATGTTAAAGACTTCCTAGATGACTATGTGGAACGTAATCAG gaagattttgatgattttagtgaTGTTGATGATCTTTACAACTCATTACCATTAGACAAGGTTGAATCTCTTGAAGACCTGGTTACAATTGGTCCTCCTGGTCTTGTGAAG GGTGCCCCCGTTCACAGCTTAAAGACTTCCTTGGTGACATCTGCTCCTCAAATGCCT GCCACTGTTGCTTCTACTCATCATGAGGGTGCTGTTGTTCAAGATCAAGCCGATGATACTACTTCACAGGATAGTAATTCTGATATTGTTGCAAGAACTCCTCCTGCCAAAAGTAGCATGGTTGGTTCTTCTGCTGCATCAACACCAACTGGGAACCATGCACCTATTTCTGTGAATGTTCAGGCTCAAACATTGCCTGGTTTGTCAGCAGCTTCACCAACTCTTCCTGGTTCAACTTCTGTTCGAGGTGTCTTGGAAAATGCAGCTCCTTCTAATCCTTCTTCTCCCGCAGCACTTGGCAATTCTATGAAGGAGGAAGAAATTGCAGGCTTTCCTGGCCGTAGATCATCACCTTCTCTTGCTGATGCTGGATTAGCAAGGGGCATTGGTAGAGGTGGCCTCTCTAGCCAGCCCTCGTCCAGTATCCCCCTCAGTCCTGGTGTTATTCCTAGCAACGGGGCTCATGGTTCAGTACCTTTAGCTTCTGACATTGCAAAGAGAAATATTTTGGGAACTGATGATAGAATTGGGAGTGCTGGAATGGTGCAGCCTCTGGCTTCCCCACTAAGTAATCGAATGATCTTGCCTCAGGCTGGTGATGGAACCAGTGCAGTTGATACTAGTAGTGCTGGTGAAGCTGCTACTATGGGTGGCAGAGTTTTCTCTCCTTTGGTCACTGGCATGCAATGGAGACCTGGGAGTTCCTTTCAAAATCAGAATGAACCG GGCCAATTTCGTGCAAGAACTGAAATAGCTCCTGATCAGAGAGAGAAATTTTTGCAGCGTCTTCAGCAAGTCCAGCAGCAAGGTCACAGTAACATTCTTGGCATGCCGCCTCTTACTGGTGGGAATCATAAGCAGTATTCTGCCCAACAAAACCCCCTTTTGCAGCAG GCATCAGGTTTCAATACTGTTACATCTGCTGCTTTACAGCAGCCAAATTCCATCCATCAGCAGTCTAGTCAGCAAGTTGTGATGTCAAGTGGTGCGAAAGATGCTG CAAATGATGCAGAACTTGGCCATTCAACAGTTGAGGAGCAGCAGCTAAAGCAGAATTTACCTGAGGATTCAACCATCGAATCTACTCTTACATCTGGGCTTGGAAAAAGTCTTGTGAATGAGGATGAACTCACATCTCCATATGCAATGGATACTTCT GCTGGGGCATCTGATTCCTTGACAGAGCCTTTACAAGTGccaagagatattgatctctcTCCAGGGCAACTCCTACAATCCAGTCAACCATCTAGTGGCCTAGGTGTTATTGGCCGGAGAAGTGTATCGGACCTTGGTGCCATTGGCGATAATCTCACTGGATCTGCTGTAAATTCTGGGGCAATGCACAATCAGTTATACAATTTACAGATGCTTGAGGCTGCATATCACAAGCTTCCTCAACCTAAAGACTCAGAACGAGCTAGGAGCTATATTCCA AGGCACCCGGCAGCCACCCCTCCTAGCTATCCTCAAGTTCAGTTACCAATGGCAAGTAACCCTGCATTCTGGGAACGTCTAAGCATGCATAGTTATGGAACTGATACCTTGTTCTTTGCTTTTTACTATCAACAG AATACCTATCAGCAGTATCTGGCTGCGAAAGAGCTAAAGAAGCAATCTTGGAGATACCACAGAAAATACAACACCTGGTTTCAACGGCATGAGGAGCCAAAAGTTACCACTGATGAATATGAACAGGGGACATATGTGTATTTTGATTTCCATGTTGGCAATGAGGACAAACAaggatg GTGTCAAAGAATCAAGACAGAGTTCACTTTTGAGTATAACTATCTTGAAGATGAACTGATTGTCTAG
- the LOC133669743 gene encoding general negative regulator of transcription subunit 3-like isoform X1: MGASRKLQGEIDRVLKKVQEGVDVFDSIWNKVYDTDNVNQKEKFEADLKKEIKKLQRYRDQIKTWIQSSEIKDKKVSASYEQALVDARKTIEKEMERFKICEKETKTKAFSKEGLGQQPKTDPKEKAKSETRDWLNNVVGELESQIDSFEAEIEGLTVKKGKTRPPRLTHLEASITRHKLHIKKLELILRLLDNDELSPEQVNDVKDFLDDYVERNQEDFDDFSDVDDLYNSLPLDKVESLEDLVTIGPPGLVKGAPVHSLKTSLVTSAPQMPATVASTHHEGAVVQDQADDTTSQDSNSDIVARTPPAKSSMVGSSAASTPTGNHAPISVNVQAQTLPGLSAASPTLPGSTSVRGVLENAAPSNPSSPAALGNSMKEEEIAGFPGRRSSPSLADAGLARGIGRGGLSSQPSSSIPLSPGVIPSNGAHGSVPLASDIAKRNILGTDDRIGSAGMVQPLASPLSNRMILPQAGDGTSAVDTSSAGEAATMGGRVFSPLVTGMQWRPGSSFQNQNEPGQFRARTEIAPDQREKFLQRLQQVQQQGHSNILGMPPLTGGNHKQYSAQQNPLLQQFNSQSSSVSQASLGLGVQASGFNTVTSAALQQPNSIHQQSSQQVVMSSGAKDAANDAELGHSTVEEQQLKQNLPEDSTIESTLTSGLGKSLVNEDELTSPYAMDTSAGASDSLTEPLQVPRDIDLSPGQLLQSSQPSSGLGVIGRRSVSDLGAIGDNLTGSAVNSGAMHNQLYNLQMLEAAYHKLPQPKDSERARSYIPRHPAATPPSYPQVQLPMASNPAFWERLSMHSYGTDTLFFAFYYQQNTYQQYLAAKELKKQSWRYHRKYNTWFQRHEEPKVTTDEYEQGTYVYFDFHVGNEDKQGWCQRIKTEFTFEYNYLEDELIV; the protein is encoded by the exons ATGGGAGCAAGCCGCAAGTTACAAGGCGAGATCGATCGTGTTCTAAAGAAAGTTCAAGAAGGCGTCGACGTTTTTGACAGTATCTGGAACAAG GTTTATGATACGGACAACGTGaatcaaaaagaaaagtttGAGGCAGACTTGAAGAAGGAAATCAAGAAACTGCAGAGATACAGGGACCAGATCAAAACATGGATTCAATCCAGTGAAATAAAGGATAAGAAG GTTAGCGCATCTTACGAGCAGGCTCTGGTGGATGCTCGTAAGACTATCgagaaagaaatggaaagaTTTAAGATCTGCGAAAAGGAAACTAAGACAAAAGCATTTTCCAAAGAAGGGCTGGGCCAGCAACCCAAAACT gatCCAAAGGAGAAGGCTAAATCAGAGACAAGGGATTGGTTGAATAATGTG GTTGGGGAACTGGAATCTCAGATTGATAGCTTTGAAGCTGAGATTGAGGGGCTTACTGTTAAGAAAGGAAAGACAAGGCCACCCAGACTG ACACATTTAGAGGCATCCATTACACGTCACAAGCTTCACATAAAGAAGTTAGAGTTGATCCTGAGGCTACTAGACAACGATGAGTTGAGTCCTGAGCAGGTTAATGATGTTAAAGACTTCCTAGATGACTATGTGGAACGTAATCAG gaagattttgatgattttagtgaTGTTGATGATCTTTACAACTCATTACCATTAGACAAGGTTGAATCTCTTGAAGACCTGGTTACAATTGGTCCTCCTGGTCTTGTGAAG GGTGCCCCCGTTCACAGCTTAAAGACTTCCTTGGTGACATCTGCTCCTCAAATGCCT GCCACTGTTGCTTCTACTCATCATGAGGGTGCTGTTGTTCAAGATCAAGCCGATGATACTACTTCACAGGATAGTAATTCTGATATTGTTGCAAGAACTCCTCCTGCCAAAAGTAGCATGGTTGGTTCTTCTGCTGCATCAACACCAACTGGGAACCATGCACCTATTTCTGTGAATGTTCAGGCTCAAACATTGCCTGGTTTGTCAGCAGCTTCACCAACTCTTCCTGGTTCAACTTCTGTTCGAGGTGTCTTGGAAAATGCAGCTCCTTCTAATCCTTCTTCTCCCGCAGCACTTGGCAATTCTATGAAGGAGGAAGAAATTGCAGGCTTTCCTGGCCGTAGATCATCACCTTCTCTTGCTGATGCTGGATTAGCAAGGGGCATTGGTAGAGGTGGCCTCTCTAGCCAGCCCTCGTCCAGTATCCCCCTCAGTCCTGGTGTTATTCCTAGCAACGGGGCTCATGGTTCAGTACCTTTAGCTTCTGACATTGCAAAGAGAAATATTTTGGGAACTGATGATAGAATTGGGAGTGCTGGAATGGTGCAGCCTCTGGCTTCCCCACTAAGTAATCGAATGATCTTGCCTCAGGCTGGTGATGGAACCAGTGCAGTTGATACTAGTAGTGCTGGTGAAGCTGCTACTATGGGTGGCAGAGTTTTCTCTCCTTTGGTCACTGGCATGCAATGGAGACCTGGGAGTTCCTTTCAAAATCAGAATGAACCG GGCCAATTTCGTGCAAGAACTGAAATAGCTCCTGATCAGAGAGAGAAATTTTTGCAGCGTCTTCAGCAAGTCCAGCAGCAAGGTCACAGTAACATTCTTGGCATGCCGCCTCTTACTGGTGGGAATCATAAGCAGTATTCTGCCCAACAAAACCCCCTTTTGCAGCAG TTTAATTCTCAAAGTTCATCTGTCTCTCAAGCTAGTTTAGGACTTGGAGTGCAGGCATCAGGTTTCAATACTGTTACATCTGCTGCTTTACAGCAGCCAAATTCCATCCATCAGCAGTCTAGTCAGCAAGTTGTGATGTCAAGTGGTGCGAAAGATGCTG CAAATGATGCAGAACTTGGCCATTCAACAGTTGAGGAGCAGCAGCTAAAGCAGAATTTACCTGAGGATTCAACCATCGAATCTACTCTTACATCTGGGCTTGGAAAAAGTCTTGTGAATGAGGATGAACTCACATCTCCATATGCAATGGATACTTCT GCTGGGGCATCTGATTCCTTGACAGAGCCTTTACAAGTGccaagagatattgatctctcTCCAGGGCAACTCCTACAATCCAGTCAACCATCTAGTGGCCTAGGTGTTATTGGCCGGAGAAGTGTATCGGACCTTGGTGCCATTGGCGATAATCTCACTGGATCTGCTGTAAATTCTGGGGCAATGCACAATCAGTTATACAATTTACAGATGCTTGAGGCTGCATATCACAAGCTTCCTCAACCTAAAGACTCAGAACGAGCTAGGAGCTATATTCCA AGGCACCCGGCAGCCACCCCTCCTAGCTATCCTCAAGTTCAGTTACCAATGGCAAGTAACCCTGCATTCTGGGAACGTCTAAGCATGCATAGTTATGGAACTGATACCTTGTTCTTTGCTTTTTACTATCAACAG AATACCTATCAGCAGTATCTGGCTGCGAAAGAGCTAAAGAAGCAATCTTGGAGATACCACAGAAAATACAACACCTGGTTTCAACGGCATGAGGAGCCAAAAGTTACCACTGATGAATATGAACAGGGGACATATGTGTATTTTGATTTCCATGTTGGCAATGAGGACAAACAaggatg GTGTCAAAGAATCAAGACAGAGTTCACTTTTGAGTATAACTATCTTGAAGATGAACTGATTGTCTAG
- the LOC133669743 gene encoding general negative regulator of transcription subunit 3-like isoform X2 — translation MGASRKLQGEIDRVLKKVQEGVDVFDSIWNKVYDTDNVNQKEKFEADLKKEIKKLQRYRDQIKTWIQSSEIKDKKVSASYEQALVDARKTIEKEMERFKICEKETKTKAFSKEGLGQQPKTDPKEKAKSETRDWLNNVVGELESQIDSFEAEIEGLTVKKGKTRPPRLTHLEASITRHKLHIKKLELILRLLDNDELSPEQVNDVKDFLDDYVERNQEDFDDFSDVDDLYNSLPLDKVESLEDLVTIGPPGLVKGAPVHSLKTSLVTSAPQMPATVASTHHEGAVVQDQADDTTSQDSNSDIVARTPPAKSSMVGSSAASTPTGNHAPISVNVQAQTLPGLSAASPTLPGSTSVRGVLENAAPSNPSSPAALGNSMKEEEIAGFPGRRSSPSLADAGLARGIGRGGLSSQPSSSIPLSPGVIPSNGAHGSVPLASDIAKRNILGTDDRIGSAGMVQPLASPLSNRMILPQAGDGTSAVDTSSAGEAATMGGRVFSPLVTGMQWRPGSSFQNQNEPGQFRARTEIAPDQREKFLQRLQQVQQQGHSNILGMPPLTGGNHKQYSAQQNPLLQQFNSQSSSVSQASLGLGVQASGFNTVTSAALQQPNSIHQQSSQQVVMSSGAKDAELGHSTVEEQQLKQNLPEDSTIESTLTSGLGKSLVNEDELTSPYAMDTSAGASDSLTEPLQVPRDIDLSPGQLLQSSQPSSGLGVIGRRSVSDLGAIGDNLTGSAVNSGAMHNQLYNLQMLEAAYHKLPQPKDSERARSYIPRHPAATPPSYPQVQLPMASNPAFWERLSMHSYGTDTLFFAFYYQQNTYQQYLAAKELKKQSWRYHRKYNTWFQRHEEPKVTTDEYEQGTYVYFDFHVGNEDKQGWCQRIKTEFTFEYNYLEDELIV, via the exons ATGGGAGCAAGCCGCAAGTTACAAGGCGAGATCGATCGTGTTCTAAAGAAAGTTCAAGAAGGCGTCGACGTTTTTGACAGTATCTGGAACAAG GTTTATGATACGGACAACGTGaatcaaaaagaaaagtttGAGGCAGACTTGAAGAAGGAAATCAAGAAACTGCAGAGATACAGGGACCAGATCAAAACATGGATTCAATCCAGTGAAATAAAGGATAAGAAG GTTAGCGCATCTTACGAGCAGGCTCTGGTGGATGCTCGTAAGACTATCgagaaagaaatggaaagaTTTAAGATCTGCGAAAAGGAAACTAAGACAAAAGCATTTTCCAAAGAAGGGCTGGGCCAGCAACCCAAAACT gatCCAAAGGAGAAGGCTAAATCAGAGACAAGGGATTGGTTGAATAATGTG GTTGGGGAACTGGAATCTCAGATTGATAGCTTTGAAGCTGAGATTGAGGGGCTTACTGTTAAGAAAGGAAAGACAAGGCCACCCAGACTG ACACATTTAGAGGCATCCATTACACGTCACAAGCTTCACATAAAGAAGTTAGAGTTGATCCTGAGGCTACTAGACAACGATGAGTTGAGTCCTGAGCAGGTTAATGATGTTAAAGACTTCCTAGATGACTATGTGGAACGTAATCAG gaagattttgatgattttagtgaTGTTGATGATCTTTACAACTCATTACCATTAGACAAGGTTGAATCTCTTGAAGACCTGGTTACAATTGGTCCTCCTGGTCTTGTGAAG GGTGCCCCCGTTCACAGCTTAAAGACTTCCTTGGTGACATCTGCTCCTCAAATGCCT GCCACTGTTGCTTCTACTCATCATGAGGGTGCTGTTGTTCAAGATCAAGCCGATGATACTACTTCACAGGATAGTAATTCTGATATTGTTGCAAGAACTCCTCCTGCCAAAAGTAGCATGGTTGGTTCTTCTGCTGCATCAACACCAACTGGGAACCATGCACCTATTTCTGTGAATGTTCAGGCTCAAACATTGCCTGGTTTGTCAGCAGCTTCACCAACTCTTCCTGGTTCAACTTCTGTTCGAGGTGTCTTGGAAAATGCAGCTCCTTCTAATCCTTCTTCTCCCGCAGCACTTGGCAATTCTATGAAGGAGGAAGAAATTGCAGGCTTTCCTGGCCGTAGATCATCACCTTCTCTTGCTGATGCTGGATTAGCAAGGGGCATTGGTAGAGGTGGCCTCTCTAGCCAGCCCTCGTCCAGTATCCCCCTCAGTCCTGGTGTTATTCCTAGCAACGGGGCTCATGGTTCAGTACCTTTAGCTTCTGACATTGCAAAGAGAAATATTTTGGGAACTGATGATAGAATTGGGAGTGCTGGAATGGTGCAGCCTCTGGCTTCCCCACTAAGTAATCGAATGATCTTGCCTCAGGCTGGTGATGGAACCAGTGCAGTTGATACTAGTAGTGCTGGTGAAGCTGCTACTATGGGTGGCAGAGTTTTCTCTCCTTTGGTCACTGGCATGCAATGGAGACCTGGGAGTTCCTTTCAAAATCAGAATGAACCG GGCCAATTTCGTGCAAGAACTGAAATAGCTCCTGATCAGAGAGAGAAATTTTTGCAGCGTCTTCAGCAAGTCCAGCAGCAAGGTCACAGTAACATTCTTGGCATGCCGCCTCTTACTGGTGGGAATCATAAGCAGTATTCTGCCCAACAAAACCCCCTTTTGCAGCAG TTTAATTCTCAAAGTTCATCTGTCTCTCAAGCTAGTTTAGGACTTGGAGTGCAGGCATCAGGTTTCAATACTGTTACATCTGCTGCTTTACAGCAGCCAAATTCCATCCATCAGCAGTCTAGTCAGCAAGTTGTGATGTCAAGTGGTGCGAAAGATGCTG AACTTGGCCATTCAACAGTTGAGGAGCAGCAGCTAAAGCAGAATTTACCTGAGGATTCAACCATCGAATCTACTCTTACATCTGGGCTTGGAAAAAGTCTTGTGAATGAGGATGAACTCACATCTCCATATGCAATGGATACTTCT GCTGGGGCATCTGATTCCTTGACAGAGCCTTTACAAGTGccaagagatattgatctctcTCCAGGGCAACTCCTACAATCCAGTCAACCATCTAGTGGCCTAGGTGTTATTGGCCGGAGAAGTGTATCGGACCTTGGTGCCATTGGCGATAATCTCACTGGATCTGCTGTAAATTCTGGGGCAATGCACAATCAGTTATACAATTTACAGATGCTTGAGGCTGCATATCACAAGCTTCCTCAACCTAAAGACTCAGAACGAGCTAGGAGCTATATTCCA AGGCACCCGGCAGCCACCCCTCCTAGCTATCCTCAAGTTCAGTTACCAATGGCAAGTAACCCTGCATTCTGGGAACGTCTAAGCATGCATAGTTATGGAACTGATACCTTGTTCTTTGCTTTTTACTATCAACAG AATACCTATCAGCAGTATCTGGCTGCGAAAGAGCTAAAGAAGCAATCTTGGAGATACCACAGAAAATACAACACCTGGTTTCAACGGCATGAGGAGCCAAAAGTTACCACTGATGAATATGAACAGGGGACATATGTGTATTTTGATTTCCATGTTGGCAATGAGGACAAACAaggatg GTGTCAAAGAATCAAGACAGAGTTCACTTTTGAGTATAACTATCTTGAAGATGAACTGATTGTCTAG